ctctataaatatgtgcctaggttcacaatttatgggtaagaattcaagtattcaaaggtaagattttcaagcaaaaatcagccaaacacttgccctttttagccgaaaattctaagtaccttaagagcgattctagttggtcaagcttagggcggatccggacgtgctgtggactttctacggagggacgacacttggagtcctaaagacttgttcttgttcggttcgggcgcaactagggagggcacgctacaaagtgtattcatcctagactaattatatgattatgtgcaattaatatgattcctggcattaaggtttttccgcatgatttatgttgttcatatgtattataacctaaCAACTCTATGAGCTTATAGGACGACTTTCAAGACCCCTATTGGGATGACACCGTACAAGCTCGTGTAGGGCAAGAATTTCCATTTTCTTGTTGAGTTGGAGCACCGGGAAATGTGGGCCATTAAgacattgaattttgaactttattgTGCGGGAGACGGCGTTTACTTGACTTACATGAGCTTGAAGAGCTAAGAATGAATGCATATGATTCGGCAAGTATCTACAAAGCTCGTTCAAAGCAATATCACGACGCCCGTATTGAGAAAAGAGAGTTCAAGGAGGGAGAGAAAGTCCTCCTCTATAATTCCCGTTTGAAGTTATTCCCGGGAAAGCTCAAGTCCCGGTGGAGCGGGCAATTTGATGTTGTGAGAGTGTTCCCACATGGTGCAATTGAGATTCGGGGAGAAGATTACGGCCCCTTCAAGGTTAATGGTCATAGGCTCAAGCACTATTATATGGGTGACTCTCTTGGTTCGTTTGCTATCATTGACCTCAAGGACCCCCCAtgaatgggggggggggggggcatcAAACTAGTGACGTTAAAGAAGCGCTTCCGGAAGGCACCCCGCGGGTTTTGTgcatatttttgtgtgtttcatTGGTGTGGATTCATTTTTTCCACCATTGCCTTGCCCGTTGATCTTTTGGTGAGTTTATTAGATTTTTCCGGTTCTTTTCGGGACTTCCTCCCACGGCATCTCCAGTAATATCTTTCTATCTCagatgcattctttgggacgggcatTATTCTtgtggggcattggttggatgggtagctgtgcccctcctagttttgttttaggccttgaggacatggcctaattcaagaTTGGGGGGAGATTTTATTGTGTGGTTGCCATTGTGATGTTCATTCCAATGATTTCATGCATTTGTGTGCTGTTGTATATACTTTAGTGActagtttctttgattttagtttctttttgttttcttttgtttccttttgttttcttttcttcctttttgttttcctttttctttgtttttctttccttttgtcaaggcaaacttttctagtttttaggatttattcttgatttgggcataataaaatggaacttgtagtttagaatgattttattcctaattggtagatgtgtgCACGGTTTCGAATGTCTTggttcgagtctaggatttaggtgttaagaaagtcggttagaactttgggtagcatgagtcttgaacccttggtttgtggtaagacggtgtctttctctctagtgacttgaaaccgaaGAGTGTAGTATTTGATCCCATTTGTGAGGATCATGTTAattttagcccaaacacatgtatacatatattgagtggcatggatccttggaattgactttcttatatcccgaatttgactttttccttcccgagacctcgaccaaactactttaggggacgatagaggcatttctttcggtgactatttttctttttagtttaggacattattttctatttttctcatatatttttgtttgcacttGCCCCCTTGCTATCCATTTGAGCCTtaccccttcatttcttataagcacattacaagcctattagcccttgttttattttcacccttagaagtgatagtgaagctttgtgttattgtgcttgatggttttgaatgTATGCAAGGATGAGGAATGATTGTTGTTGGTTGGAATGGCAAGTTTTGgaaaatatgttgtatatagtgaataaataagcaaaagcaaaaagagaaaggaaagttttgaaaaagccaaaaatagagaaaaacaaggcaatgagaaaagtttcaattgaaacacaaaaaaaaggagaaaatcaaatcaagaaaagttttttaaaaaaagtatagtttagttttattgttaaataagcttgggggtgcccCAAATAAGTTGTGTGAATTTGTTTTGGTTCTATTTGCTTGAGTAAAGTTCattttgcgcttcactttaggattgAGCACCAATTTCCAGATTTGTTCCATACCCTACCCCTAGCCTATGCATTACACCataaaagccctcttgacccttttgagttgagtcattgtcgatGGAGGGAGGgtttggtcaaatttatggaatgggattgtcatgctaatatgtcgagtaaccttctctcctctcttgcaattcttgtcttttccggcgccttcgcggcggAGAAGCTATCTTTGAGGGTGCATGGGATCTAGAGAGTTGACGCGGTAAGATCGGTTGAAGGGGGATAGATTAGTGCAAatccttagttctctttgcttcaCACTTGAATCCTTCACTCGACTTACGACATTGGTTAGTGTGCGTTCGTTTATGTTAGGAAATTATGCAACTTTCCTAATGAATTAGATTAGTaggaataacaataatatttaaaataacacACACGAACAAATTGATTATGCGATAAGTGTTATAATCTCTAAATACCGTGCAAAACTTTTACTGAAAAGATAAATAATACACAAGTGTTCACAAAACTTATTGTAACTCACAACCTATACGCACCCCAATTACACCCAATAATTttttctctaaaaattctttcaaagattttctctctctctctctactttatatttctttttgtttttgggaTGATTATTACAAACAATATAACCTACGTTTATATAGTTTTTAGTTTTCTTAATATAGGTTGTTTAAATTAGCAAACTTTTCTTTCCTATCAATTTTAAGACATTGCATGCATGCATTCTAAGGATTacattgatttattattttaactaaAAATAATAATGGTTGTTATTATCCAACAATCTCCCACTTGAAGACTGCTTTTAATCTGTCTTCACACCTTACTCCATGGAGTACAACTTTCTCGTATGTTACTCATGCATGCCAACTAAAGTGGAACATAACTTTAGTTTGTCAATAGTCACCGCCTTTGTTAACATATCTGCCGGATTCTTAGTTCCTTGAACTTTTTCCAATTTTAACACTTCATCCTCTAGTAAAGATCGGATAAATAGATATCGAAGCCCAATATGCTTTGTTCGAGAATGGAATGCTGAATTCTTTGCCAAGTGTATCGCACTCTGACTATCACTATATAGAACATTATTCTCCTGCTTGAATCCCAACTCAGTTAACAAACCTTGAAGCCATATCATCTCTTTACTGGCTTCAGTTACTGCTTCATATTCAGCCTCTGTAGTGGATAAAGCAACAATCTTCTGTAACTGCGACATCCAACTAACCGTTGTATTTCCAACTGTGAATATATAGCCGGTGGTGCTCTTTCTATTGTCGACTTCACCTCCAAAGTTTGCATCTACATAACCTTGTACTTTTAATTCATCTTTACCAAAGTACAAACACTTCTCTGTGATACCTCGTAGATACCTCAAAATCCATTTCACTGCTTCCCAATGAACTTTTCCTGGATTTGACATAAACCTACTACCAACTCCCACTGCATGTCCAATATCTGGTCTTGTACAAACCATTGCATACGTCAAACTCCCAATGGCTGATGCATAAGGAACCTTAGCCATATAATCTTTATCTTCCTCCGTCTGAGGGCACTGATCCTTGGATAACCGAAAGTGACTTGCCAAGGGTGTACTAACTGGCTTGGATTCACTCATATTGAATCTCTGTAAAACACGTTTGATGTACTCTGATTGAGATAATTGCAAAGTACCTTTATGCTTATCTCTTGTAATTTGCATTCCAAGAATCTTCTTTGCTGGACCTAAGTCCTTCATGTCAAACTCCTTAGACAGTTGCTGCTTCAACCTTTTAATATCATCCATATTTGGACCTGCTACTaacatatcatctacataaAGTAGTAAGATGATATAACTGGACTGATATCTTTTAATGTAGCAACAGTGGTCTGCGTTGCACTTCTGGAAATCTTCCTTGTGCATAAAGCTATCAAACTTTTTATACCACTGTCTCGGGGCTTGTTTTAGGCCATACAAACTTTTCTTAAGTTTGCACACCATATTTTCTTTCTTACTTTTTAAGAAGCCTTCTGGTTGATGCATACATATCTCTTCATCCAGATCCCCACGAAGAAATGCAGTCTTCACATCTAATTGCTCAAGATGAAGATCTTCAATGGCAACAATACTCAACACTGTTCTGATGGTATTGAGTTTCACAACAGGTTCAAAAATCTCATTGTAGTCAATTCCTTCTTTATGTTGGAATCCTTTGACTACTAATCGAGCTTTGTGTCTCTTGCAACCATCATGTTCCTTTTTCACTCGATATACCCATTTATTGTGAAGGGCTTTCTTACCTATGGGTAACTCAATTAGTTCCCATATCTGGTTTGAGATCAAAGATTGCATCTCATCTTTCATTGCAAGCTCCCACTTGCTAGCATCACTGGTCTGACATGCTTCATTATAGCATTCAGGCTCTTCCTCATCAGTCAATAACAGATAATTCATATATTTTCTGTTTGGCACATGTGGACGAGTAGTCCTCCTCAATACTGGTACCGGACTAGAAGATTGTGGTATGTTGGACTGTGGCATAGTGATTTGTCCAATGGATTCATTTTGTTGAGGTTCCCTTACAATTGACTCTGTCATTGTACTATCCGGGACATAATCTTCATCAACAAACATCGGCCCACTCTGTACTGAGTCGCTGGCATCAGTTTTGTGTCTATCCTTGTACATAACTCTTTCATTGAAAATCACATCTCTAGTACGGATCACCTTTTTGTTTTCATCATCCCAGATGCGGTATCCAAACTCATCCCCACCATATCCAATGAAAGTACATTTCTTAGATTTAGGATCAAGCTTATTCCTGCCTTGATCACTAATATGCACATATGCTACACAACCGAATACCTTTAAGTGAGATAAACTTATCTCTTTTCCACTCCATACCTCTTCTGGTATTTTGTATTCTAACGGAGTTGATGGTCCTCGGTTGATCAAGTAAGATGCTGTGTTGACTGCTTCTGCCCAGAACTGCTTCGGTAAACCAGACTGTATACGAATGCTTCTAGCTCTTTCTGTCAATGTTCGGTTCATACGCTCAGCTACACCATTGTGTTGAGGTGTACCAGGTACGGTTCT
This genomic stretch from Spinacia oleracea cultivar Varoflay chromosome 3, BTI_SOV_V1, whole genome shotgun sequence harbors:
- the LOC130470014 gene encoding uncharacterized protein; the encoded protein is MNAYDSASIYKARSKQYHDARIEKREFKEGEKVLLYNSRLKLFPGKLKSRWSGQFDVVRVFPHGAIEIRGEDYGPFKVNGHRLKHYYMGDSLGSFAIIDLKDPP